One genomic region from bacterium encodes:
- a CDS encoding diphthine--ammonia ligase → MGEHILLSWSGGKDSCMTLAEVLREGTRSVAALLTTVTEGYDRVSMHGVRRALLEQQADALGLPLHVVSIPQAATNQAYESRMEAAFGRFRIEGVTVIAFGDLFLADIRRYREQWLARTGMTPIFPIWHRDTRDLACGFIDHGFTAVLTCVDTRVLDGSFAGRAFDHALLADLPQTVDPCGENGEFHTFVSGGPIFRRDVRITPGEIVQRDAWRFCDLLPA, encoded by the coding sequence TTGGGAGAACACATCCTCCTATCCTGGAGCGGCGGCAAGGACAGCTGCATGACCCTGGCCGAGGTCCTGCGCGAGGGGACTCGGTCGGTCGCCGCGCTGCTGACCACGGTCACGGAAGGATATGACAGGGTGAGCATGCACGGCGTCCGCCGCGCCCTGCTCGAGCAGCAGGCCGACGCGCTGGGACTTCCCCTGCACGTAGTCTCCATCCCGCAGGCCGCCACCAACCAGGCGTACGAGTCGCGGATGGAGGCGGCATTTGGGCGGTTTCGCATCGAAGGCGTGACCGTGATCGCCTTCGGCGACCTCTTCCTGGCCGACATCCGCCGCTACCGGGAGCAGTGGCTGGCCCGGACGGGGATGACGCCGATTTTCCCGATCTGGCATCGCGACACCCGGGATCTGGCCTGCGGCTTCATTGATCACGGGTTCACCGCCGTTCTCACCTGCGTCGACACCCGGGTGCTGGACGGATCGTTCGCCGGCCGGGCTTTCGATCACGCATTGCTGGCAGATCTCCCCCAGACCGTCGACCCCTGCGGCGAGAACGGGGAGTTTCACACCTTTGTCTCAGGCGGGCCGATCTTCCGTAGGGACGTTCGCATCACACCCGGGGAAATCGTACAGCGAGACGCCTGGCGCTTCTGCGATCTCTTGCCTGCCTAA